One window from the genome of Cryobacterium sp. GrIS_2_6 encodes:
- a CDS encoding alpha/beta fold hydrolase, producing MEYALAPDGARIAWSSTGGNATGDPVVLVAGQGVSSRSWSPLLPTLGTRHRVITFDTRGVGDSEPGADARFTTAALAEDIVAVLDAAGIDRAHVYGHSMGGRVAQWFAINHPDRLGALVLGATSGGDDRGLTRTADVAQRMARGDALSMGPLFFTDAFITSHPDLVAAMFVRPTSVHTRRLLFGASTAHDAWDHLPGITAPTLVLHGDADEVTPAGNGERLAEHIPNAAFGELPGLRHGYFLESAWATDAVLRFFAVHQLAA from the coding sequence ATGGAGTACGCCCTCGCGCCCGACGGCGCCCGCATCGCCTGGTCGTCGACCGGCGGCAACGCGACAGGAGACCCCGTCGTCCTGGTCGCGGGGCAGGGCGTCTCGAGCCGATCCTGGTCTCCGCTGCTGCCGACGCTCGGTACCCGGCACCGGGTGATCACATTCGACACCCGCGGGGTCGGCGACAGCGAGCCCGGCGCCGACGCGCGCTTCACGACGGCGGCGCTCGCCGAGGACATCGTCGCCGTGCTGGACGCCGCAGGGATCGACAGGGCGCACGTGTACGGGCATTCGATGGGCGGCCGGGTCGCGCAGTGGTTCGCGATCAACCACCCTGATCGCCTGGGTGCCCTCGTGCTCGGCGCGACGAGCGGCGGCGATGACCGTGGCCTGACCCGCACGGCTGACGTCGCCCAGCGCATGGCCCGCGGCGACGCGCTCTCCATGGGTCCGCTGTTCTTCACGGATGCCTTCATCACGTCCCACCCGGACCTCGTCGCCGCCATGTTCGTGCGACCGACCTCCGTCCACACCCGGCGCCTCCTGTTCGGCGCGAGCACCGCGCACGACGCCTGGGACCACCTCCCCGGGATCACCGCGCCGACGCTCGTGCTGCACGGCGACGCCGACGAGGTCACACCAGCGGGGAACGGCGAACGCCTCGCCGAACATATTCCGAATGCCGCATTCGGTGAGCTGCCCGGTCTGCGGCACGGCTACTTCCTCGAGAGCGCGTGGGCGACGGATGCCGTCCTCAGGTTCTTCGCGGTGCATCAGCTCGCCGCCTGA
- a CDS encoding TetR family transcriptional regulator, with the protein MVDVAEEPGLRERKRLATHRAIQLAVLTLASERGVDKVTVEDISRIADISPRTFFNYFPSKDAALAGDDLTLGSEAEIEDFVRRSPSGDILVDLAVLLSTSVQNSEDDREIHQLRRQVMKENPYLFGMRMATLRSFEGHLDDVISRRLAADDPVLAADPIALHQRALLLTLVAVAALRHAWRCWAEGDESEPLADRVRASFAGLYELTLRTS; encoded by the coding sequence ATGGTGGATGTTGCGGAAGAACCCGGCCTGCGTGAACGGAAACGTCTGGCGACCCACCGGGCCATCCAACTCGCTGTGCTCACGCTCGCGTCCGAGCGCGGGGTCGACAAGGTCACCGTCGAGGACATCAGCCGGATCGCCGATATCTCTCCCCGCACGTTCTTCAACTACTTCCCGTCGAAGGACGCCGCCCTCGCCGGTGACGATCTCACCCTCGGTTCCGAGGCGGAGATCGAGGACTTCGTACGCAGGAGCCCCTCCGGCGACATCCTCGTCGACCTCGCGGTGCTACTCTCGACCAGCGTGCAGAATTCCGAGGACGACCGGGAGATCCACCAGCTGCGGCGACAGGTGATGAAGGAAAACCCCTACCTGTTCGGAATGCGGATGGCCACCCTCCGCAGCTTCGAGGGGCACCTCGACGACGTGATCAGCCGGCGCCTCGCGGCGGACGATCCCGTGCTCGCCGCCGACCCGATCGCGCTGCACCAGCGCGCCCTGTTGCTCACGCTCGTCGCTGTCGCAGCCCTGCGACACGCCTGGCGCTGCTGGGCCGAGGGCGACGAGTCGGAGCCGCTCGCCGATCGGGTGAGGGCGTCGTTCGCGGGGCTGTACGAATTGACCCTCCGGACCAGCTAA
- a CDS encoding alpha/beta hydrolase yields the protein MTTRIRQRPASNGPASNGPASNGTRTRRPAARRFASLAAAVVVTMGLSGCVPAFLPQPSASTSSPTGESVSSALDPFYNQVLTWTDCGNSLQCTTAKAPLDWSAAGTDTVDLALVRHVATGNRVGSLLVNPGGPGGSGYDFVKGSLDYATDAKLQAGFDIVGFDPRGVGRSSAVKCYGAAEMDQYLYAIPTAARGTDAWIQEVEKSSTDFGAACATNTGALLAHVDTVSAAHDLDMLRAVLGDTQLNYLGYSYGTFLGATYANLFPDKVGRLVLDGALDPSTSNAEVTRVQAVGFESALRSYLADCLAGSKCPFNGTVDQAMTTISALLDSVDRSPIAASDGRMLGANTLLTAIIYPLYQASAWPNLSEMLSSVMQGNTKIAFQFADAYNGRNSDGTYLDNSTEAFLAINCLDYSYNDDPAVMRADAAAIEAAAPVIGKYMAYGDTGCANWPDKFTGTRAEIHAPGAAPILVVGTTNDPATPYVWAQSLARQLDSAQLVTYAGEGHTAYNKSNACVNNAVDSYLLQGTVPATDPKC from the coding sequence TTGACCACACGCATCCGCCAGCGCCCGGCGTCGAACGGCCCGGCGTCAAACGGCCCGGCATCGAATGGCACACGGACGCGCCGCCCGGCCGCCCGCCGCTTTGCGAGTCTGGCCGCCGCCGTCGTCGTCACGATGGGGCTCAGCGGATGCGTGCCCGCGTTCCTGCCGCAACCCTCCGCCTCGACGTCGTCCCCCACCGGGGAGAGCGTCAGCAGCGCACTCGATCCGTTCTACAACCAGGTGCTCACCTGGACCGACTGCGGCAACAGCCTGCAGTGCACCACCGCGAAGGCCCCGCTCGACTGGAGCGCTGCCGGAACCGACACCGTCGACCTCGCCCTCGTGCGGCACGTCGCGACCGGCAACCGGGTCGGATCGCTCCTGGTCAACCCCGGTGGTCCCGGCGGCTCCGGGTACGACTTCGTGAAGGGGTCCCTCGACTACGCCACGGATGCGAAGCTGCAGGCCGGATTCGACATCGTCGGGTTCGACCCGCGCGGCGTCGGCCGCTCATCAGCGGTGAAGTGCTACGGGGCTGCCGAGATGGACCAGTACCTGTACGCCATCCCAACGGCAGCCCGCGGTACGGACGCCTGGATCCAGGAGGTCGAAAAGTCCTCGACCGACTTCGGAGCCGCCTGCGCCACGAACACCGGCGCCCTGCTCGCCCACGTCGACACCGTGAGCGCCGCCCACGACCTCGACATGCTGCGTGCCGTGCTCGGCGACACGCAGCTCAACTACCTCGGCTACTCCTACGGCACCTTCCTCGGCGCGACCTACGCCAACCTGTTCCCGGACAAGGTCGGCCGCCTCGTCCTCGATGGAGCCCTCGACCCGTCCACGAGCAACGCCGAGGTGACCCGGGTGCAGGCCGTCGGCTTCGAGAGCGCGCTGCGCTCTTACCTCGCCGATTGCCTCGCTGGATCGAAGTGCCCGTTCAACGGCACCGTCGACCAGGCGATGACCACCATCTCCGCGCTGCTCGACTCGGTGGACCGGAGCCCGATCGCCGCGAGCGACGGCCGGATGCTCGGCGCCAACACGCTGCTCACCGCCATCATCTACCCGCTGTACCAGGCGTCGGCATGGCCGAACCTGAGCGAGATGCTGTCGAGCGTGATGCAGGGCAACACCAAGATCGCCTTCCAGTTCGCGGACGCCTACAACGGCCGCAACTCCGACGGGACATACCTCGACAATTCGACCGAGGCCTTCCTGGCGATCAACTGCCTCGACTACAGCTACAACGACGACCCGGCCGTGATGCGCGCCGACGCCGCGGCCATCGAGGCCGCAGCGCCGGTCATCGGCAAGTACATGGCTTACGGCGACACCGGGTGCGCGAACTGGCCGGACAAGTTCACCGGAACCCGCGCCGAGATCCACGCGCCGGGAGCGGCGCCGATCCTCGTCGTCGGCACGACGAACGACCCGGCGACACCGTACGTGTGGGCGCAGAGCCTCGCCAGGCAGCTCGACAGTGCGCAGCTCGTCACGTACGCGGGCGAGGGGCACACCGCGTACAACAAGTCCAATGCCTGCGTGAACAACGCGGTGGACTCCTACCTGCTGCAGGGGACGGTGCCGGCGACGGACCCGAAGTGCTGA
- a CDS encoding 2'-5' RNA ligase family protein, with protein MPRLVVVLPLTPLTVGDTFLVRDWPLHVTVLAPFLTDAAPSVIEEALAAAASALPALSVVAGGAERFGRRHDIPVTVLEPHPELTALHDLVVAAVLPFAAAPDEAAFTGTEFRAHVTDKHHARVHTGETLDLGQLALVDMAPRADPAGRAVLATIPLRPRPGPAGA; from the coding sequence ATGCCCCGGCTCGTCGTGGTCCTGCCGCTCACGCCGCTGACGGTCGGCGATACCTTCCTGGTGCGCGACTGGCCCCTGCACGTGACGGTGCTGGCGCCGTTCCTGACGGATGCCGCGCCCAGCGTGATCGAGGAGGCTCTCGCGGCCGCGGCATCCGCCCTGCCCGCGCTGAGCGTGGTCGCCGGCGGCGCCGAACGCTTCGGACGGCGCCACGACATTCCCGTGACCGTGCTCGAGCCGCACCCCGAGCTGACCGCCCTGCACGACCTCGTGGTCGCCGCCGTGCTCCCGTTCGCAGCCGCCCCGGATGAGGCGGCTTTCACCGGTACCGAATTCCGGGCGCACGTCACCGACAAGCACCACGCGCGGGTGCATACCGGCGAGACCCTCGATCTCGGCCAGCTCGCGCTCGTCGATATGGCGCCCCGGGCCGACCCGGCCGGCCGCGCCGTTCTTGCGACGATCCCGCTGCGCCCGCGCCCCGGCCCGGCCGGCGCCTAG
- a CDS encoding DNA polymerase III subunit delta': protein MSVWDNLTGQADAIAVFRAAAAPQQSAADAPAGTAGSTGISASSTSASMTHAWLITGPPGSGRSNLAFAFAAALLSPGTPAEDATAERLVEARTHPDLVVLATEGVIIKMESVKEAVKRSQYSPSVGRYRVIVVEDADRMVERTSNVLLKALEEPPERTVWILCAPSEADLLPTIRSRVRTVRLRVPSVADVAALLVAREGVDPVIAERCAREAQSHIGMARRLATNPEARERREETLKAALGIRGVSYAVNAAARLLAIAGDDAKAITLERDAAEREGVLRSLGVEPGKSVPPALRGQIKALEDDQKRRATRSLRDGIDRILVDLTSLYRDVIMVQFGRENEVINRELLVGVRAAAAACATVTTLATLDAIAIARQRIESNVAPALALEAMLVSAIRR, encoded by the coding sequence ATGAGCGTGTGGGACAACCTGACCGGCCAGGCGGATGCGATCGCGGTCTTCCGCGCCGCCGCCGCGCCGCAGCAGAGCGCGGCTGACGCCCCCGCCGGCACCGCCGGCAGCACCGGCATCTCGGCATCAAGCACCTCCGCGTCCATGACGCACGCCTGGCTCATCACGGGCCCGCCCGGTTCGGGCCGGTCCAACCTGGCTTTCGCCTTCGCCGCCGCCCTCCTCAGCCCGGGAACGCCCGCCGAAGACGCGACCGCCGAACGGCTCGTGGAGGCCCGCACCCACCCCGACCTCGTCGTGCTCGCCACCGAGGGCGTCATCATCAAGATGGAATCCGTCAAAGAGGCCGTCAAACGCTCCCAGTATTCGCCCTCGGTCGGCCGCTACCGGGTCATCGTCGTCGAAGACGCCGACCGCATGGTCGAGCGCACCTCCAACGTGCTGCTCAAGGCCCTCGAAGAACCGCCGGAACGCACCGTGTGGATCCTGTGCGCCCCGAGCGAGGCCGACCTGCTGCCGACCATCCGGTCCCGGGTGCGCACGGTCCGGTTGCGCGTGCCGAGCGTCGCCGACGTCGCCGCACTCCTCGTCGCGCGCGAGGGCGTCGACCCCGTCATCGCCGAGCGCTGCGCCCGCGAGGCTCAGAGCCACATCGGAATGGCGCGGCGGCTGGCCACGAACCCCGAGGCCCGCGAACGGCGTGAGGAAACCCTGAAGGCCGCGCTCGGCATCCGTGGGGTGTCGTACGCGGTGAACGCCGCGGCGCGACTTCTCGCGATCGCGGGAGACGACGCGAAGGCGATCACCCTCGAGAGGGACGCCGCCGAACGCGAGGGCGTGCTTCGCTCCCTCGGCGTCGAGCCGGGCAAGTCGGTGCCGCCCGCGCTCCGCGGCCAGATCAAGGCGCTGGAAGACGACCAGAAACGGCGGGCCACCCGGAGCCTGCGCGACGGGATCGACCGGATCCTGGTGGATCTGACCTCGCTGTACCGGGATGTGATCATGGTACAGTTCGGCCGCGAGAATGAAGTGATCAACCGCGAGCTCCTCGTCGGAGTGCGCGCCGCAGCGGCGGCGTGCGCGACCGTCACGACGCTCGCGACACTGGACGCCATCGCGATCGCGCGGCAGAGAATTGAATCCAATGTGGCACCGGCCCTGGCCCTCGAGGCAATGCTGGTTTCCGCCATCCGACGTTAA
- a CDS encoding LysR family transcriptional regulator — protein sequence MDVRQFEFFSAVASELSFTRAADRLTIAQSAVSAGVRALENELGVELFDRSRRQIRLTSTGELLLPKVREALDAVNGVRDAAEETTHAITGSIVIGLMTSVTLVNVPRLLGLFRTGHPGVGVRLRAARRGSAGLLDELATGELDLAFLALSGPVPTQLVAAPISSSPMVLVVPADHRLATAGHVGLDHLDDLAPEEYIDLPPGYASRQIVDETFAAAGLERRVMIEVSDIGTAAEYVTNGLGVALLPEFAARDARNVRRLPVAGMPDFTVYLAASRTRRLSAAVRAFIDLALADDETGAIR from the coding sequence GTGGATGTGCGACAGTTCGAATTCTTCAGCGCGGTGGCGAGCGAACTGAGCTTCACGCGCGCCGCCGACCGGCTCACGATCGCGCAGTCCGCGGTGTCCGCGGGTGTGCGCGCGCTCGAGAACGAGCTCGGCGTCGAGCTCTTCGACCGGAGCCGCAGGCAGATCCGGCTCACCTCGACGGGCGAGCTGTTGCTGCCCAAGGTGCGCGAGGCGCTCGACGCAGTGAACGGGGTGCGCGACGCCGCCGAGGAGACCACCCACGCGATCACCGGGTCGATCGTGATCGGCCTGATGACCTCGGTCACCCTCGTCAACGTGCCGCGCCTGCTCGGGCTGTTCCGCACCGGCCACCCGGGGGTCGGGGTGCGGCTGCGCGCGGCCAGGCGAGGTTCGGCCGGGCTCCTAGACGAGCTCGCGACGGGCGAACTTGACCTCGCGTTCCTCGCGCTCAGCGGACCCGTGCCCACCCAGCTCGTGGCCGCGCCGATCTCCTCCTCGCCGATGGTGCTCGTGGTCCCGGCCGATCACCGCCTCGCCACGGCCGGGCACGTCGGGCTCGACCATCTCGACGACCTCGCCCCCGAGGAGTACATCGACCTGCCGCCCGGCTACGCGAGCAGGCAGATCGTGGACGAGACCTTCGCCGCGGCCGGCCTCGAACGCCGGGTGATGATCGAGGTCTCCGACATCGGCACCGCCGCCGAATACGTGACCAACGGGCTCGGCGTCGCCCTGCTTCCCGAATTCGCCGCCCGCGACGCCCGCAACGTGCGGCGCCTCCCCGTCGCGGGCATGCCCGACTTCACCGTCTACCTCGCGGCGTCGCGCACCCGCCGGCTGTCGGCGGCGGTGCGGGCCTTCATCGACCTGGCCCTCGCCGACGACGAGACCGGCGCGATCCGGTGA